A window of Juglans regia cultivar Chandler chromosome 7, Walnut 2.0, whole genome shotgun sequence contains these coding sequences:
- the LOC108984156 gene encoding DELLA protein RGL1-like, translated as MSLKYQKSLSNMIQNVEPNKGQLYMAGVRRLSIEEVMKVARERFIQFSSQNCDDHSMLGSVFGSAPFGLSCQETKDVELACLLLASAEKVGKQEFDQGSKLLNLCDFLSSRTGSSVQRTVHYFTKALQERIERETRRMTLKGSKSSEEHKSHQETMMYVDPALIVCFLHLPFYQIINFSGIQAIVDSVASAKKVHYIDLAIRSGGCCIVLMQALATRFECPIELLKVTAVGTTSKQEIEKTGKRLAHFAETLNMPFLFKIVMVRDFKDLNEDIFESKAGEVVAVYSPVMLNKMLMKPSLLESLIKVLRDLNPCVMVVTEVEADHNSPTFLGRFSEALFFYSAFFECLEVCMDQNDSNRMTLEATYFSREIRDIVATEGEYRTFRHMKIDAWRNYFERYSMEEQELSILSLHHAELLVKNFACGSSCTLDRNGKCLTVGWKGRPVLSLSAWKFQREKSRKRICRMFSKSLIQ; from the coding sequence ATGTCTCTGAAATATCAGAAGTCACTCTCTAACATGATCCAGAATGTTGAGCCAAATAAGGGACAACTATACATGGCTGGTGTGCGCAGGTTGTCAATTGAAGAAGTCATGAAGGTAGCGAGAGAAAGGTTCATCCAATTCTCTTCCCAAAACTGTGATGATCATTCCATGCTTGGCAGTGTTTTCGGCAGTGCTCCATTTGGTCTCTCCTGCCAAGAAACCAAAGATGTGGAACTAGCATGTCTTCTTTTAGCTTCGGCCGAGAAGGTTGGCAAGCAAGAATTTGATCAAGGAAGCAAACTGCTAAATCTGTGTGATTTCTTGTCCTCCAGGACAGGAAGTTCAGTTCAAAGAACCGTTCACTATTTTACCAAAGCTCTTCAAGAGAGGATTGAGAGAGAAACCAGGAGAATGACATTAAAAGGCTCAAAAAGTAGTGAAGAACATAAATCTCATCAAGAAACAATGATGTATGTGGATCCTGCTCTCATTGTATGTTTCCTTCACCTTCCCTtctatcaaattattaatttttccgGAATCCAAGCAATTGTAGATAGTGTGGCCTCTGCAAAAAAGGTTCATTACATTGATCTTGCAATCAGAAGTGGTGGATGCTGTATAGTGTTGATGCAAGCTCTAGCAACTCGTTTTGAATGCCCAATTGAGCTACTTAAAGTAACTGCTGTTGgaacaacttcaaaacaagaAATTGAGAAGACAGGTAAAAGACTAGCCCATTTTGCTGAGACTTTGAACAtgccatttcttttcaaaatagtaATGGTGAGAGACTTCAAAGATCTCAATGAAGACATTTTCGAGTCAAAGGCCGGTGAAGTTGTTGCTGTCTACTCCCCAGTCATGCTGAATAAAATGTTGATGAAGCCTAGTCTCTTGGAATCTTTAATCAAAGTGCTTAGAGATCTCAATCCATGTGTCATGGTGGTCACCGAAGTCGAAGCAGATCATAACTCACCCACTTTCTTAGGCCGGTTCAGTGAAGCACTCTTCTTCTACAGTGCGTTTTTCGAATGCCTCGAAGTTTGTATGGATCAGAATGATTCTAATCGGATGACATTGGAAGCAACATACTTCAGTCGGGAGATCCGAGATATTGTTGCAACTGAGGGTGAGTACAGAACTTTCAGGCATATGAAGATTGATGCTTGgagaaattattttgaaagataCAGTATGGAGGAACAAGAGCTTAGTATCTTATCTTTACATCATGCAGAACTGTTGGTGAAAAACTTTGCTTGTGGTAGCTCTTGCACACTCGATAGGAATGGGAAATGCCTAACTGTTGGGTGGAAGGGAAGGCCagttctttctctttctgcTTGGAAATTCCAACGAGAAAAATCCCGGAAAAGGATTTGCAGAATGTTTTCTAAATCTCTTATTCAATAA
- the LOC108984159 gene encoding DELLA protein RGL1-like produces MFSSEYFGFDGVEDQFSCSEKVWERMDEMNGGKHLHFNAEADQRASGFGFYQKELSSEEGFLLSKYQQQEMQHVSLSGYGLVDDLQFHIGSPRLQTCLEEISKLGESSTLIPYNEPKNRNQQPFSLLLNNSENRFKGLNNGDRIVEQSNGMPCTKVEDRKLSTEEILRLAGAKFIQSSSQTADCLSTLSHPFEFAFNGLSNEENDDSELAEFLFASAEKVGFQQFCRANKFLNQCDHWSSKTGSPVQRVVFYFSKALREKIDRETGRIAPKGLGKSHCIDVDQVIMSSSPPMLASHEEIPFSQLAQFAGIQAIVEHTADARMIHVIDLGIRNGVQWTILMQALATRYECPLELLKITAVGTTSKHLLVETGKRLESFSQSLNLPFSFKVVMISDMVDLREDLFELDANERVAVYSAYLLRTMIPRPNQLESIMKVVRSINPCIMVVTEIEANHNSPVFVSRFVEALFFFGAYFDCLETFMKRDDPNRMVIESLFFGEAIRNIVAAEGEERSTRNVKIDVWRAFFARYGMLETELSMSSLYQARLVVKKFDCENSCTLDMNGKCMIIVWKGTPICSLSAWKFL; encoded by the coding sequence ATGTTTTCTTCTGAATACTTTGGCTTTGATGGAGTTGAAGATCAATTCAGTTGTTCTGAGAAAGTTTGGGAGAGAATGGACGAAATGAACGGTGGGAAACACTTGCATTTTAATGCAGAAGCAGATCAGCGGGCTTCTGGCTTTGGTTTTTATCAAAAGGAGTTGTCGTCAGAGGAAGGATTCCTTCTCTCCAAGTATCAACAACAAGAAATGCAACATGTATCCTTGTCGGGTTATGGGCTTGTTGATGATCTGCAGTTCCATATTGGGTCTCCACGGCTGCAAACATGTTTAGAGGAAATCTCAAAGCTTGGAGAATCTTCAACTTTAATTCCATACAATGAACCCAAGAATCGAAACCAGCAACCATTTTCTTTGCTGCTAAACAACTCTGAAAATAGGTTCAAAGGGTTGAATAATGGTGACAGAATAGTTGAGCAAAGTAATGGCATGCCATGTACAAAGGTGGAAGACCGGAAATTGTCAACCGAGGAAATACTGAGGCTAGCTGGAGCCAAGTTCATCCAGTCATCTTCCCAAACAGCTGATTGTCTTTCCACGCTTAGCCATCCTTTTGAGTTTGCCTTCAATGGCCTCTCCAATGAAGAGAACGATGACTCGGAGCTTGCAGAATTCCTTTTTGCTTCTGCTGAGAAAGTAGGCTTTCAACAGTTCTGCCGTGCAAACAAGTTTCTCAACCAGTGTGATCACTGGTCTTCCAAAACAGGGAGCCCTGTCCAGCGAGtggttttctatttttctaaagCTCTTCGAGAGAAAATTGATCGAGAAACAGGAAGAATCGCACCAAAAGGCTTGGGAAAAAGTCACTGTATCGATGTTGACCAGGTAATAATGAGTTCAAGCCCCCCGATGCTTGCAAGTCATGAAGAAATTCCCTTCTCCCAGCTTGCACAATTTGCAGGGATTCAAGCCATTGTAGAACACACGGCGGATGCGAGGATGATTCATGTAATTGATCTTGGCATCCGTAATGGGGTGCAATGGACTATCTTGATGCAAGCTCTTGCAACTAGATATGAATGCCCTCTGGAGCTTCTCAAGATTACTGCTGTTGGAACTACTTCAAAACATTTACTTGTGGAAACAGGTAAGAGGTTGGAAAGTTTTTCCCAGTCCTTGAACTTACCCTTTTCTTTCAAGGTGGTTATGATATCAGACATGGTAGATCTCAGAGAAGATCTTTTCGAGCTAGATGCTAACGAAAGAGTTGCTGTTTACTCTGCGTACTTACTGAGGACCATGATTCCTAGGCCAAATCAGCTGGAATCTATAATGAAAGTGGTAAGAAGTATCAATCCATGCATTATGGTTGTCACTGAAATTGAAGCAAACCACAATTCACCTGTTTTCGTGAGCCGTTTCGTTGAGGCTCTTTTCTTCTTCGGTGCATACTTCGATTGCCTAGAAACTTTTATGAAACGGGATGATCCGAACAGAATGGTCATAGAATCACTATTCTTCGGTGAGGCAATTAGGAATATAGTGGCGGCAGAGGGAGAGGAAAGGAGTACTAGAAATGTAAAGATCGATGTCTGGAGAGCCTTTTTTGCTCGGTATGGAATGCTGGAGACAGAGTTGAGCATGTCATCTTTGTACCAAGCAAGGCTGGTGGTCAAGAAATTTGATTGTGAGAATTCTTGCACGCTTGATATGAATGGCAAATGCATGATCATAGTGTGGAAGGGTACGCCAATTTGTTCTCTTTCTGCTTGGAAGTTCCTCTGA
- the LOC118349072 gene encoding ubiquitin-conjugating enzyme E2 32-like: protein MAADKYNLKNPAVKRIMQEYKEMQSNPSDDFMSRPLEENVFEWQFAIRGPRDTEFEGGIYHGRIQLPAEYPLKPPSFMLLTPNGRFETQTKICLSISNHHPEHWQPSWSVRTALVALMAFMPTNPNGALGSLDYKKEERRDLAIKSRETPPKFGAPERQKLIYEIHEYMLSKIPPVPQDGTSEAPEEQSTNSEGEAQVNSQDAGGDRIIEEVHEVPLNAESSPAEVRVSKEVPSNSSNDQQLQKPRVHKAADDRLFTWAAVGLTIAILVLLLKKLMKSSGHGALFTDGS from the exons ATGGCGGCCGACAAGTACAACTTGAAGAACCCGGCGGTGAAGCGGATTATGCAGGAGTACAAAGAGATGCAATCTAATCCTTCCGATGATTTCATGAGCCGCCCTCTCGAG GAAAATGTATTTGAATGGCAATTTGCAATCAGGGGACCCCGTGATACTGAATTTGAAGGCGGAATCTATCATGGAAGGATCCAGTTGCCCGCAGAATACCCATTGAAGCCACCTTCGTTTATGTTGTTAact CCGAATGGACGTTTCGAAACCCAAACCAAGATTTGCTTAAGCATATCAAATCATCATCCTGAGCATTGGCAGCCGTCGTGGAGTG TGCGGACGGCATTAGTTGCACTTATGGCATTTATGCCCACAAATCCAAATGGTGCACTGGGCTCACTGGACTACAAGAAGGAAGAGAGGCGAGATCTGGCCATAAAATCTCGTGAAACACCCCCAAAGTTTGGGGCTCCTGAACGTCAAAAGCTAATTTATGAG ATTCATGAATATATGCTAAGCAAGATACCCCCTGTTCCTCAAGATGGCACCTCAGAGGCTCCCGAAGAACAGAGCACAAACAGTGAGGGTGAAGCCCAGGTGAATTCGCAAGATGCCGGTGGTGATAGGATTATTGAAGAAGTGCATGAGGTCCCTTTAAATGCCGAGTCCAGCCCTGCAGAAGTTAGGGTTTCAAAGGAGGTTCCGTCCAATAGCTCAAATGATCAGCAGCTGCAAAAGCCAAGGGTTCATAAAGCGGCTGATGATCGCTTGTTTACATGGGCTGCTGTTGGACTGACCATTGCAATTCTTGTTCTTTTGCTGAAGAAGCTCATGAAATCTAGTGGACATGGTGCTCTATTCACTGATGGGTCTTAG
- the LOC109014998 gene encoding universal stress protein PHOS32-like, which produces MECDRRVGVAVDFSPCSKKALKWAVDNVVRDGDHLILLNVRPEGNYEDGEIQLWAATGSPLIPLRELSDPIIMKRYGVKPDPETLDILNTAAGQKQIMVILKIYWGDPREKLCEAIDKIPLSCLIIGNRGLGKIKRAILGSVSNYVVNNGSCPVTVVKIAEH; this is translated from the exons ATGGAGTGTGATCGGAGAGTTGGGGTGGCGGTGGACTTTTCTCCTTGCAGCAAGAAAGCGCTGAAATGGGCTGTGGACAACGTCGTACGGGACGGGGATCACCTTATCCTCCTCAACGTACGCCCCGAAGGGAACTACGAGGATGGCGAGATACAGCTCTGGGCAGCCACGGGTTCCC CCTTAATCCCTCTAAGGGAGTTATCTGATCCTATTATTATGAAGAGGTATGGAGTGAAGCCTGACCCCGAGACCCTAGACATTTTGAACACTGCCGCTGGGCAAAAACAG ATTATGGTGATCCTGAAGATTTACTGGGGAGATCCTCGTGAGAAGTTATGTGAAGCAATTGATAAAATTCCTCTGAGCTGCCTTATTATAGGGAACAGAGGGCTGGGCAAGATTAAAAG GGCTATATTAGGCAGTGTCAGCAACTATGTTGTGAATAATGGTTCCTGTCCTGTTACTGTGGTGAAGATTGCGGAGCATTGA